From a single Lactococcus allomyrinae genomic region:
- a CDS encoding FusB/FusC family EF-G-binding protein, whose protein sequence is MLKPYEYNRIKALTFDLVNIYHSVNDKSTVSAVYAQVVSEILLLTDLPEVKNFLSAIDGPKLSRDQAEKLLLDLKSLVEPFPLMTENQMRKTFKKVKKLKIPATTLWDMREVTYFAWNEVSSGRKYILTADGRGFYGTMSGSMKNICAICKKTSIVTQFLAVTKTGSDGTYTKNGTYICLDSDKCNQQIQSIQGLNQFLEIIREK, encoded by the coding sequence ATGTTAAAACCTTATGAATACAATAGAATAAAAGCACTGACTTTTGACTTGGTAAATATTTACCATTCTGTCAACGATAAATCCACTGTCAGTGCGGTTTACGCGCAAGTTGTCAGTGAAATTTTGTTACTGACAGACTTACCAGAAGTTAAAAATTTTCTGTCAGCAATTGATGGTCCGAAACTTTCACGAGACCAAGCTGAAAAATTACTTCTTGACTTGAAATCTTTGGTAGAGCCATTTCCATTGATGACTGAAAATCAAATGAGAAAAACTTTTAAAAAAGTTAAGAAACTTAAAATTCCAGCGACGACACTTTGGGATATGCGCGAGGTCACTTATTTCGCTTGGAATGAGGTGTCAAGCGGCCGCAAGTACATACTGACAGCGGATGGACGCGGTTTTTACGGGACGATGTCAGGAAGCATGAAAAACATTTGTGCCATTTGCAAAAAGACAAGTATAGTAACGCAGTTTCTCGCTGTAACGAAAACGGGATCTGACGGAACTTATACAAAAAATGGGACTTATATTTGTCTGGACTCGGATAAATGCAACCAACAAATCCAGTCTATCCAAGGCTTAAACCAATTTTTAGAAATAATTAGAGAAAAATAA
- a CDS encoding B3/4 domain-containing protein: MAKFIVTKEFWELFPDAHFGIVLAKNFDNSGKTPDEVLQLLNKANEQSEKFTQEDIFSENPAVTVWREAYKKFKTKKGARSSIENLLKRVSKGKEVGTINPLVDLYNSISLMYGLPAGGEDLDTFVGDMRLTKARGGEEFIGIGEEKSEPCLADEVAYLDEAGAVCRCWNWRDGKRTMLTDETRNAFLIVESCVAEQESAVHEATEKLSALINEHFGLRTTVGIVDKAHPNLEL, translated from the coding sequence ATGGCAAAATTTATTGTAACAAAAGAATTCTGGGAACTTTTTCCTGATGCACATTTTGGTATTGTGCTGGCAAAAAATTTTGATAATAGTGGAAAAACACCTGACGAAGTTTTGCAACTGTTAAATAAAGCAAATGAGCAATCTGAAAAATTTACGCAAGAGGATATTTTTAGTGAAAATCCTGCTGTTACTGTGTGGCGTGAGGCTTATAAAAAGTTTAAAACTAAAAAAGGGGCACGCAGTTCAATTGAAAATCTTCTAAAACGCGTAAGCAAAGGAAAAGAAGTAGGAACAATCAATCCTTTGGTGGATTTATATAATAGTATTAGCCTAATGTATGGACTTCCTGCTGGTGGAGAAGATTTGGATACATTTGTTGGAGATATGCGCCTGACTAAAGCACGTGGTGGAGAAGAGTTCATCGGCATTGGTGAAGAAAAGTCTGAGCCTTGTCTTGCAGATGAAGTGGCTTATTTGGATGAAGCAGGCGCAGTTTGTCGGTGTTGGAACTGGCGTGATGGGAAACGTACGATGTTAACAGACGAGACAAGAAATGCTTTTCTGATTGTTGAAAGTTGTGTAGCAGAACAAGAAAGTGCAGTACATGAGGCAACTGAAAAACTGTCAGCGTTGATTAATGAGCATTTTGGACTGAGAACGACAGTTGGGATTGTTGATAAAGCTCATCCAAACCTAGAACTTTAA
- a CDS encoding MmcQ/YjbR family DNA-binding protein → MTKEELIKLGLSLGATYLDFPFSQNSRAIDYAVLRHLKNKKIFAIIYERNENLIVALKQNPEISQELREFFVDVTPAFHMNKTHWNDVRLGGDVPDDTIQKMIENSYDLIKPKRKVK, encoded by the coding sequence ATGACTAAAGAGGAATTAATCAAGCTTGGCTTGTCTCTAGGCGCAACCTATCTTGACTTCCCATTTAGTCAAAATAGCAGAGCTATTGATTATGCAGTATTGCGTCATTTGAAAAATAAGAAAATTTTTGCAATTATTTATGAACGCAATGAGAATTTGATTGTTGCTCTTAAGCAAAACCCAGAAATTTCCCAAGAGCTCCGAGAATTTTTTGTAGATGTAACTCCTGCCTTTCATATGAATAAAACACATTGGAATGATGTTCGATTGGGTGGAGATGTTCCAGATGATACCATCCAAAAGATGATTGAAAATAGTTATGATTTAATAAAACCTAAGAGAAAGGTAAAATAA
- a CDS encoding GNAT family N-acetyltransferase, translating into MTKEDLSVYYSWQLDETSRFQAAFMPKEKSESFDEFSKNWEERLENSTINAYMITLDEKSVGMVGKYEQDELPEITYWIDRTFAGQGITTEAVRLLIERIKARPIFASVAFDNIASKRVLEKNGFVSTDSIVSYAPVRQNDIIECIYELEK; encoded by the coding sequence ATGACAAAAGAAGATTTGTCAGTTTATTATTCATGGCAACTTGATGAAACTTCTCGATTTCAAGCCGCTTTTATGCCAAAAGAAAAATCAGAAAGTTTTGATGAATTTTCTAAAAATTGGGAAGAACGCCTTGAGAATTCGACGATTAATGCTTACATGATTACATTGGACGAAAAGAGCGTTGGAATGGTTGGGAAATATGAGCAAGATGAGCTTCCAGAAATAACTTATTGGATAGATAGGACATTTGCTGGCCAAGGTATAACGACAGAAGCTGTCAGGCTGCTTATAGAAAGAATAAAAGCACGTCCAATTTTCGCTTCAGTTGCTTTTGACAACATTGCCTCCAAGCGTGTTTTAGAAAAAAATGGATTTGTCAGTACTGACAGCATAGTTAGCTATGCGCCCGTGAGACAAAACGATATTATAGAGTGTATTTATGAATTGGAAAAGTAA
- a CDS encoding GNAT family N-acetyltransferase, with translation MIYLRKAVLTDLPKIVSILTEAKSFLKKSGSDQWQGQYPALADIENDMAKNQAYVLVVNDKIVAYSAVITGEEPAYTEITDGKWSNDSLDYVTIHRIAFSDQYRGQQLTRFLFSTIFSLMNSRDYHDFRVDTHEMNQVMQHVFEREGFIRRGFVFIEGKRIAYQLELD, from the coding sequence ATGATTTATTTAAGAAAAGCGGTACTGACAGACCTACCAAAAATTGTCAGTATACTGACAGAAGCTAAAAGTTTCCTAAAAAAGTCAGGTTCAGATCAATGGCAAGGACAATATCCTGCGTTAGCAGATATTGAAAATGATATGGCAAAAAATCAAGCTTATGTTCTTGTTGTAAATGATAAGATTGTAGCTTATAGTGCTGTAATTACAGGTGAGGAGCCAGCGTATACTGAAATTACGGATGGAAAGTGGTCAAATGATAGTTTAGACTATGTGACGATTCATCGTATTGCTTTTTCAGACCAATATCGTGGACAACAATTAACAAGATTTCTTTTTTCAACGATATTTAGTTTGATGAATTCGCGAGATTATCATGATTTTCGAGTAGATACTCATGAGATGAATCAAGTTATGCAGCATGTTTTTGAGCGAGAAGGTTTTATAAGACGAGGTTTTGTGTTTATTGAAGGCAAGCGTATTGCTTATCAATTAGAATTGGATTAG
- a CDS encoding GDSL-type esterase/lipase family protein translates to MKITIFGDSITNGYMAENPLILKDLIEEKVPQIEVKLHGINGDDTYGAQYRIKYVKAENADLNFVFFGANDASPYHLIRPDEFKQNLTKIINQLGREETILITPPYYNELEPTHYSKLSEVKLFRQATLDLAQEKQLPVIDIFQAMVDFPEPNALLRPDGLHFTEAGYEVLADKIVECIGER, encoded by the coding sequence GTGAAAATCACAATTTTCGGAGACTCCATCACAAATGGCTACATGGCGGAAAATCCACTGATTTTGAAGGACTTGATTGAAGAAAAAGTGCCACAAATCGAGGTCAAACTCCACGGTATCAACGGCGACGACACCTACGGCGCGCAATACCGCATCAAGTACGTCAAAGCTGAAAACGCTGACCTGAACTTTGTTTTCTTCGGCGCCAATGACGCCTCGCCTTATCATCTCATCCGCCCTGATGAATTTAAGCAAAATCTGACCAAAATCATCAATCAGCTCGGTAGAGAGGAAACCATCCTTATCACGCCGCCCTACTACAATGAGCTAGAGCCCACGCACTACAGTAAACTTTCCGAAGTCAAGCTTTTCAGACAAGCCACCCTCGACCTTGCGCAAGAAAAACAACTTCCCGTGATTGATATTTTTCAGGCGATGGTTGATTTTCCTGAGCCAAATGCTTTGCTAAGACCTGATGGGCTTCATTTTACTGAGGCTGGATATGAGGTTTTGGCGGATAAAATTGTTGAATGTATTGGAGAAAGATAA
- a CDS encoding DUF1801 domain-containing protein translates to MDKKDFDEYFTDESLSASQLERLQLTRKLVNDLYPEVQERVAYNMPGFYPKLATKSNQQLFLVQAQKNWLGIYGTDGLEPEDFTTFIRQGVEVGKGSLRVPYDLNEEKFKSLLQFVMKHNFIRHGIELMHDKGKFSGNDKPQKTL, encoded by the coding sequence ATGGATAAAAAAGATTTTGATGAATATTTTACTGACGAAAGTCTGTCAGCCAGTCAGCTAGAAAGATTACAACTGACAAGAAAGTTGGTCAATGACCTCTACCCTGAAGTGCAGGAGCGTGTGGCTTACAATATGCCTGGCTTTTATCCAAAGCTCGCGACGAAGTCAAATCAACAACTTTTCCTCGTTCAAGCGCAGAAAAATTGGCTCGGAATTTATGGTACAGACGGACTAGAGCCAGAAGATTTTACGACATTTATTCGCCAAGGCGTTGAAGTCGGCAAAGGTTCGCTCCGCGTGCCTTATGATTTGAATGAAGAAAAATTCAAATCGCTCCTGCAGTTTGTCATGAAGCACAATTTTATTCGGCACGGCATTGAGCTAATGCATGATAAAGGAAAATTTTCAGGTAATGATAAACCGCAAAAAACCTTGTAA
- a CDS encoding DUF1912 family protein: MNYEQQFLKDFSEWIEQQVKISDLAMKAAKKIAKEDHKPEAEDAVIRYESRLDAYRFLQGKFENYKNGKDFHDMPDFETKTY, encoded by the coding sequence ATGAATTATGAACAGCAATTTCTTAAAGACTTTTCAGAATGGATTGAACAGCAAGTAAAAATTTCAGATTTAGCGATGAAAGCAGCTAAAAAAATCGCCAAAGAAGACCATAAACCAGAAGCGGAAGATGCAGTCATTCGCTATGAAAGTCGTCTGGATGCTTATCGTTTCTTGCAAGGAAAATTTGAAAATTATAAAAATGGCAAAGATTTTCACGATATGCCAGATTTTGAGACAAAGACTTATTAG